Proteins from a genomic interval of Musa acuminata AAA Group cultivar baxijiao chromosome BXJ1-9, Cavendish_Baxijiao_AAA, whole genome shotgun sequence:
- the LOC135593600 gene encoding DNA damage-repair/toleration protein DRT102-like, translating into MASDGNVIAAPTEENGTAAPPSGTPALKIYAGADFFGCNLKDALVAYLRSLPGVEVVDLGSDKYYSIAEQVGRLVSSSASGGSSPETRGLLSCGTGVGVSMFANKFPRVYAATCSSAGDAVNARSISSCNVLAVSGMNTAPDDAVKIVDAWLHTPFKAPCPASGGVDWPDDIQAFLDNATAEMAAIPNPSSAASTCAICCLRKGIKFEPVGIMPGGEMKIVRESPTSAIVKFKAGSVEPAHHHTFGHDLVVMKGKKKVWNLTKKESYDLEDGDFLFTPAWDVHRVKYFTDTEFFIRWDGDWDIFLDEDLEAAKEAIDKELASGKN; encoded by the coding sequence atggcttcGGACGGTAACGTCATCGCGGCACCCACGGAGGAGAACGGCACTGCGGCGCCGCCGTCCGGCACCCCCGCCCTTAAGATCTACGCCGGCGCCGATTTCTTCGGTTGCAATCTCAAGGACGCCCTTGTCGCTTACCTCCGCTCCCTCCCTGGCGTCGAAGTCGTTGACCTAGGCAGTGATAAGTACTACTCCATCGCCGAGCAGGTCGGCCGCCTCGTCAGCTCCTCCGCCTCTGGTGGATCCTCGCCGGAGACCCGCGGGCTCCTCTCCTGCGGCACCGGCGTCGGCGTCTCCATGTTCGCCAACAAGTTCCCCCGTGTGTACGCCGCCACTTGCTCCTCCGCCGGCGACGCCGTCAACGCCCGCTCCATCAGCTCTTGCAACGTGCTCGCCGTGTCCGGCATGAACACCGCCCCCGATGACGCCGTCAAGATCGTCGACGCCTGGCTTCATACTCCCTTCAAAGCCCCCTGCCCCGCATCTGGCGGCGTCGACTGGCCGGACGATATCCAGGCTTTCCTCGACAACGCCACCGCCGAGATGGCCGCCATCCCCAACCCCTCCTCTGCCGCCTCCACTTGCGCCATCTGCTGCTTGAGGAAAGGCATCAAATTTGAGCCCGTCGGGATCATGCCTGGCGGCGAGATGAAGATCGTGCGCGAGAGCCCGACATCGGCCATCGTCAAGTTCAAGGCCGGGAGCGTCGAGCCGGCGCACCACCACACCTTCGGACACGACCTCGTGGTGATGAAGGGGAAGAAGAAAGTGTGGAACTTGACGAAGAAGGAGAGCTATGACCTCGAGGATGGTGACTTCCTGTTCACACCGGCCTGGGATGTGCACCGGGTCAAATACTTTACCGATACTGAGTTTTTCATCAGATGGGATGGGGATTGGGACATCTTCCTCGATGAGGACCTGGAAGCAGCCAAGGAAGCCATTGATAAGGAGCTCGCCAGCGGAAAAAATTGA
- the LOC135593599 gene encoding phosphatidylinositol/phosphatidylcholine transfer protein SFH6-like, giving the protein MSGPLDRFARPCFEGFSSHDEKKERKSDVENSEDERRTRIGSLKKKAISASTRFRHSLRRKSRKKLDTRVSSVSIEDIRDIEELRAVDSFRQSLIQDELLPSKHDDYHMMLRFLKARKFDTEKTKHMWSEMLKWRQDFGADTIIEDFDYTEIEEVLKYYPQGYHGVDKEGRPVYIEMLGKVDANKLMQVTTMDRYIKYHVKEFERCFLLRFPACSIAAKRHIDSSTTILDVQGVGLKNFTKAARELIIRLQKIDNDNYPETLCRMFIINAGSGFKLLWNTVKSFLDPKTTSKIHVLGTKYQNKLLEVIDSSELPEFFGGCCTCTEYGGCLRSDRGPWKDPNILKMILNGEAQCARQIVTVSNSEGKIIAYAKPRYPAIKGSDTSTAESGSEPEDIGYSRRPINYIHKPQLTPVHEEVKNMQAKMLGKARVSGGSSEYEDCVPMVDKAVDAAWKNQNSSSVHPSSEGRFRLFDMSLPSNGIHVQVITWLTAFIMTLYAMFCSVTSRVTKKLPEKTHEFDLYSPEYDLDHMPKEEFRPPSPSPFYKEVDLLSSVLKRLGELEEKVDELQAKPSKMPYEKEELLDAAVRRVDALEAELIATKKALYEALIGQEELLAYIDQQRHAKFRKKKFCF; this is encoded by the exons ATGTCAGGACCACTCGATCGATTTGCGAGGCCCT GCTTCGAGGGGTTCTCCAGTCATGATGAGAAAAAAGAGCGGAAATCAGATGTTGAGAACTCAGAAGACGAAAGGAGGACAAGAATTGGTTCTTTGAAGAAAAAAGCCATAAGTGCATCAACTAGATTCAGACATTCTTTAAGGAGAAAGAGCAGAAAGAAGCTTGACACTCGCGTTAGCTCTGTTTCAATTGAGGATATAAGAGACATTGAAGAGCTGCGTGCTGTTGATTCATTTCGCCAGTCCCTAATTCAGGATGAATTGTTACCATCAAAACATGATGATTATCATATGATGTTGAG ATTTCTGAAAGCACGAAAATTTGATACTGAGAAAACGAAGCACATGTGGTCAGAAATGCTTAAATGGAGGCAAGATTTTGGTGCTGACACTATTATTGAG GATTTTGATTATACAGAGATAGAAGAGGTTCTAAAGTACTATCCACAAGGTTATCATGGTGTGGATAAAGAGGGTAGACCAGTCTACATTGAAATGCTTGGAAAAGTTGATGCTAACAAGCTAATGCAAGTGACAACTATGGATCGTTACATAAAATATCATGTGAAAGAGTTTGAGAGGTGCTTCTTACTTAGGTTTCCAGCTTGCTCGATTGCTGCAAAAAGGCACATTGATTCCAGCACAACAATTCTAGATGTCCAAGGCGTG GgtctgaaaaactttacgaaggcTGCAAGAGAACTGATCATCCGATTACAAAAAATTGACAATGATAATTATCCAGAG ACGCTATGCCGGATGTTTATAATTAATGCTGGTTCAGGTTTTAAGCTTTTATGGAATACTGTGAAGTCATTTCTTGATCCAAAAACTACTTCTAAGATTCAT GTTCTTGGCACAAAATACCAAAATAAGCTGCTTGAAGTAATTGATTCCAG TGAGTTGCCGGAGTTCTTTGGTGGTTGTTGTACATGCACTGAGTATGGTGGATGCCTTAGGTCTGATCGAGGTCCATGGAAAGACCCTAATATATTAAAG ATGATTCTTAATGGTGAAGCACAATGTGCTAGGCAAATTGTTACTGTTTCAAACAGCGaaggaaagattattgcttatgcTAAGCCGCGATACCCAGCA ATAAAAGGAAGTGATACATCTACTGCAGAGTCTGGCTCAGAACCTGAAGACATTGGTTATTCAAGAAGACCTATCAATTATATCCATAAACCTCAGTTGACCCCTGTTCATGAAGAG GTCAAAAATATGCAAGCCAAAATGTTAGGAAAGGCTAGGGTCTCTGGTGGCTCTTCTGAGTATGAAGATTGTGTGCCCATGGTTGACAAGGCGGTAGATGCAGCGTGGAAGAATCAAAATTCTAGTTCGGTACACCCTTCCTCCGAAG GTAGATTTCGGTTGTTTGACATGAGTCTGCCATCAAATGGAATTCATGTTCAAGTTATTACATGGCTTACTGCCTTCATTATGACCCTTTATGCAATGTTCTGTTCAGTCACAAGTCGTGTGACTAAAAAACTCCCGGAGAAAACACACGAGTTTGATCTCTACTCTCCTGAATATGACCTAGATCATATGCCTAAAGAGGAATTTCGGCCACCTTCACCTTCCCCTTTTTACAAAGAAGTAGATCTGCTTTCCTCTGTCTTAAAAAGGTTGGGAGAGCTAGAGGAAAAAGTTGATGAACTTCAAGCAAAACCATCAAAAATGCCTTACGAGAAAGAAGAATTGCTTGATGCTGCTGTTCGCCGAGTGGATGCATTAGAGGCTGAGCTTATTGCTACAAAAAAG GCTCTATATGAAGCTTTGATAGGACAAGAGGAACTGCTTGCATATATTGACCAGCAAAGGCACGCTAAATTTCGG aaGAAAAAATTCTGCTTTTGA
- the LOC135594126 gene encoding S-type anion channel SLAH1-like: MENKEQQLSISIPVISARTSGDVDLDPCSLSPKVSILTGFHAGYFRISLSLCGQALLWKTLSEPGTDARALRHVVRMLPSAAFVLLWSVALASLVLLCALYACRCLFKFRHVQAEFLHHVGVNYLFAPWISWLLLLQSAFFLRPGSSAAYDALWWVFSVPIVVLDLKIYGQWFTKGKRFLSAVANPTSQMTVIANLVGARAAAKMGREEVATCMFAVGIAHYLVLFVTLYQRFEGSNSLPAMLRPVFFLFIAASSTASLAWSSISGSFDTASKMLFYLSLFLLASLVSRPALFRRSMRRFSITWWAYSFPLSMVALAATEYAQEVKGAVPNALMLLLAVLSVLVIVVLMGFTAVKTGDLLPRGDDDPFVPSNQIAPAA, translated from the exons ATGGAGAACAAGGAGCAACAGCTCTCCATCTCCATTCCTGTCATCTCCGCTAGGACTAGCGGAGATGTCGATCTAGATCCTTGTAGCCTTTCTCCCAAGGTGTCGATTCTCACTGGATTCCATGCCGGGTACTTCCGCATTAGCCTGTCGCTGTGCGGCCAGGCTCTGCTGTGGAAGACCCTGAGCGAGCCGGGCACCGACGCCCGTGCGCTTCGGCACGTCGTCAGGATGCTCCCCTCCGCCGCCTTCGTCCTCCTCTGGTCCGTAGCGCTCGCCTCGCTCGTCCTGCTCTGCGCCCTCTACGCCTGCCGTTGCCTCTTCAAGTTCCGGCACGTGCAGGCCGAGTTCTTGCACCACGTGGGCGTGAACTACCTCTTCGCGCCTTGGATCTCGTGGCTGCTCCTCCTGCAGTCCGCTTTCTTCCTCCGACCCGGCAGCAGCGCGGCCTACGACGCGCTTTGGTGGGTGTTCTCGGTGCCCATTGTGGTGCTGGACCTCAAGATATACGGCCAGTGGTTCACCAAAGGGAAGCGGTTCCTCTCGGCGGTGGCCAACCCCACGAGCCAGATGACGGTGATCGCGAACCTGGTCGGGGCGAGGGCGGCCGCGAAGATGGGCCGGGAGGAGGTGGCGACGTGCATGTTCGCGGTCGGGATAGCGCACTACCTCGTGCTATTCGTAACGCTGTACCAGAGGTTTGAAGGGAGCAACAGCCTGCCGGCGATGCTCCGCCCGGTCTTCTTCCTATTCATCGCCGCGTCTAGCACGGCCAGCTTGGCTTGGAGTTCCATATCCGGCTCGTTCGATACTGCATCGAAGATGCTGTTCTATCTCTCGCTCTTCCTCCTCGCCTCCCTG GTCTCGAGGCCGGCGTTGTTCAGGCGATCGATGAGGCGGTTCAGCATTACATGGTGGGCGTACTCCTTCCCGCTGAGCATGGTGGCGCTGGCGGCCACGGAATACGCCCAGGAGGTGAAGGGAGCAGTGCCCAACGCGCTCATGCTGCTGCTCGCCGTGCTCTCAGTGCTGGTGATCGTCGTCTTGATGGGCTTCACGGCTGTCAAGACCGGCGATCTCTTGCCTCGTGGCGACGACGACCCCTTCGTGCCCTCAAACCAAATAGCACCCGCTGCCTGA